The following proteins are encoded in a genomic region of Paenibacillus sp. FSL H3-0469:
- a CDS encoding HAMP domain-containing sensor histidine kinase, whose product MLRNRENQILLLVMGSISLSAIVIAALISSVAAALVIIVSVLLTGTAVLFTKRRYYELEKLSVYLREISSGQASLDPRDNQEGELSILKNDIYKVTRMLSEHRSLLQQDKLQLTDAISDISHQLKTPITSMTVMADLLSAPDLPPLKRTEFTHHIRIQLERIDWLVSSLLKLAKMDAGTIPFKKDRIHMKTLIQKALEPVMIPMDIKGQTVSITGDDNVSFDGDFHWTAEAVINILKNGVEHTPEGGAITITFSDNVLFTEIVIADNGEGIPKEDLPYVFKRFYKGKNANEGSIGIGLAMAHSIIASQNGVIDVASDSGRGTEFRIKFYKHVI is encoded by the coding sequence ATGTTGCGCAATCGGGAAAATCAAATATTATTACTCGTCATGGGTTCGATCAGCTTATCGGCGATCGTCATTGCTGCTTTGATTTCGTCTGTCGCCGCAGCCCTGGTTATTATTGTATCCGTGCTGCTTACCGGCACAGCTGTATTATTCACAAAACGGAGATATTACGAGCTAGAGAAGCTGTCCGTCTATTTGCGGGAGATTAGCAGCGGGCAGGCCTCCCTTGATCCTCGCGATAATCAAGAAGGTGAGCTTAGCATCTTAAAGAATGATATTTACAAGGTGACACGCATGCTCTCCGAGCATCGTTCGCTATTGCAGCAGGATAAGCTTCAACTGACCGATGCAATCTCAGATATTTCGCATCAGCTCAAAACACCGATCACCTCTATGACAGTCATGGCAGATCTGTTAAGCGCCCCTGACCTGCCTCCACTCAAAAGAACGGAGTTCACCCATCATATCCGCATTCAGCTTGAACGGATCGATTGGCTTGTTTCATCCTTATTAAAGCTGGCGAAAATGGATGCGGGAACGATCCCGTTCAAAAAAGATCGAATACACATGAAAACCCTAATCCAAAAGGCACTGGAGCCAGTTATGATTCCGATGGATATTAAGGGACAGACCGTTTCCATCACAGGGGATGACAACGTCTCTTTTGACGGCGATTTCCATTGGACTGCTGAAGCGGTTATCAATATTTTGAAGAATGGAGTGGAGCATACCCCTGAGGGCGGTGCGATTACCATCACATTCTCCGACAACGTGCTATTTACGGAAATTGTTATTGCTGACAACGGAGAGGGCATTCCGAAAGAGGATTTGCCTTATGTATTCAAACGTTTTTATAAAGGAAAGAATGCTAATGAAGGAAGCATCGGTATAGGGCTTGCGATGGCTCACAGCATCATTGCAAGCCAGAACGGCGTGATTGATGTAGCGAGCGACAGCGGGAGGGGTACAGAGTTTCGGATCAAATTTTATAAGCATGTCATTTAA
- a CDS encoding response regulator transcription factor encodes MKILLVEDDKTIASGLEYSLQQEGYWTVLCHNAASARKVLAEDIDQFTLCLFDLQLPDGTGYELCKMVKERRDIPVIFLTVIDDEVNVVMGLDMGADDYITKPFRVRELLSRIKSVLRRYQKLFHAGAVIDIDNVRIHTLEGKVYKNGAEISLTALEYRLLLIFGNHVGQVLTRNQLLEQIWDVAGDFVNDNTLTVYIKRLREKLEDNPEQPALIKTVRGLGYKVGD; translated from the coding sequence ATGAAAATATTATTAGTTGAAGATGATAAGACGATCGCGTCGGGACTGGAATATTCGCTGCAGCAAGAGGGTTATTGGACCGTTCTCTGCCATAATGCCGCTTCAGCCCGAAAGGTGCTCGCCGAAGACATCGATCAGTTCACTTTGTGCCTGTTCGATTTACAGCTTCCAGACGGAACTGGTTATGAATTATGCAAGATGGTGAAGGAACGACGGGATATCCCGGTCATTTTTTTAACAGTGATTGATGATGAGGTCAATGTCGTGATGGGGCTCGATATGGGAGCCGATGATTACATTACCAAGCCTTTTCGGGTTCGCGAGCTTCTCTCCCGGATCAAGTCCGTCTTGCGGAGATACCAGAAGCTGTTCCATGCCGGAGCGGTTATTGACATTGACAATGTGCGCATCCATACGCTGGAAGGCAAAGTATATAAAAACGGTGCCGAAATTTCGCTAACCGCCTTGGAATACCGCTTATTGCTGATCTTTGGCAACCACGTTGGGCAGGTCCTCACCAGGAATCAGCTCTTGGAGCAAATCTGGGACGTGGCCGGCGATTTCGTGAATGACAACACGTTAACGGTCTATATCAAAAGGCTAAGGGAAAAGCTGGAGGATAATCCAGAGCAGCCGGCTCTGATCAAAACGGTACGCGGTTTAGGCTATAAGGTTGGTGATTAG
- a CDS encoding class I SAM-dependent methyltransferase codes for MLDRKEMLEINKAGWDEVADQYFGIHALPEYGPYAPTEDEINLLGDVAGKTVLEIGCGSGHSLLYMASRGAGDVWGIDLSTTQVNYAKELLQENRTTGNIKQMSMENIDDLPSEYFDIVFSVYALGWTVDIARTLSNIYKKLKNGGVFVFSWEHPMQSRLTYDDGRITYAQSYHSEGPYQVTWRRVPVIMHHRKVSTILNELANAGFFIERVIEESRVPETDDSLPAQWYSGMKARLSPPTIIIKCIKK; via the coding sequence ATGCTAGATCGAAAAGAAATGCTTGAGATCAACAAAGCAGGATGGGATGAAGTAGCCGATCAATATTTCGGAATACATGCTTTGCCGGAATATGGGCCATATGCACCTACAGAGGATGAAATAAATCTTCTAGGTGATGTTGCTGGCAAGACAGTACTTGAGATTGGTTGTGGCAGTGGACACTCGCTCTTATACATGGCAAGCAGAGGTGCAGGGGATGTCTGGGGAATCGATTTATCGACTACTCAGGTTAATTATGCTAAGGAGCTGCTCCAGGAAAATAGAACGACCGGGAATATAAAACAAATGTCTATGGAAAACATAGATGACTTGCCCAGTGAATATTTTGATATCGTATTTTCGGTTTATGCGTTAGGCTGGACAGTCGATATAGCACGGACACTATCTAACATTTACAAAAAATTAAAAAACGGCGGGGTATTCGTATTTAGTTGGGAACATCCAATGCAAAGCAGGCTGACATATGATGATGGAAGAATAACCTATGCTCAATCCTATCATTCCGAAGGACCTTATCAGGTAACTTGGCGGAGAGTACCCGTGATTATGCACCATCGAAAAGTCAGCACAATATTAAATGAACTTGCAAATGCCGGCTTTTTTATAGAACGGGTAATTGAAGAATCACGGGTTCCTGAGACAGATGATAGTTTACCGGCTCAATGGTATTCGGGGATGAAGGCACGTTTAAGTCCTCCAACAATTATCATCAAATGTATAAAGAAATAA